The nucleotide window TCCGTGTCCACTTTTTCAAGTTGTCGTGAAAAGTACGCAAGATTCGGATGAACCCCATTTCCCGGGACGAGAAAAATGATAATGCCTGGTATAATATGGGCGTCGCCTTGTATCGTCTCAATCGGGTCCTGGATGCCAAGGCGGCCTTCCGCCGCGTCACGGAGTTGGCGCCGTCGCACCTGGCCGCCTGGTTCAACCTGGGCCAGACGTCCAGCGACGCAGGCCATCTCGAGGATGCCCTGAGAGCGCTCGAAAGCGTAATCCGGCTCGACCCCGGCCTGGCCCTCGCGCATTGCCGGATCGCCCTGACCCTGGCCCGTCTCGGCCGCCGGGATGATGCGGAAGCGTCTTTTCGTGAAGCCCTGCGTCTGAAACCCGACGCACCGCACATTCTGTATGACTGGGCCCTGTTCCTCATTGCGGGCAACCGGAAATCCGACGCGGCCGACGTGCAGAGACGGCTCGCCGGAATCGACCATGACGCAGCCGTGACCCTGATGGAGAAGATCATTGCCATGCCGCCCGGCGACAAGCCGTTCATCGTCGAATTCGACGCGGAGAAACTGAACTCGTCCGTCATCATCACCACGCCGATCACCCTGCCGGGCGA belongs to Candidatus Ozemobacteraceae bacterium and includes:
- a CDS encoding tetratricopeptide repeat protein, whose amino-acid sequence is MNPISRDEKNDNAWYNMGVALYRLNRVLDAKAAFRRVTELAPSHLAAWFNLGQTSSDAGHLEDALRALESVIRLDPGLALAHCRIALTLARLGRRDDAEASFREALRLKPDAPHILYDWALFLIAGNRKSDAADVQRRLAGIDHDAAVTLMEKIIAMPPGDKPFIVEFDAEKLNSSVIITTPITLPGDKPPENP